The DNA window TAGTTATTTCTGCGCCTTCAGATATTTTAGAATTTGTGAAAGTAGAACAAAATGGACAAAACGTAAGAATTTATGTAGATTCTGATTATAGAAATCCCATTTCTACAGAAAGAGTAAAAGCAGTTGTTTATGCTAAAGATTTTGATGAATTGAGAGCGAATTCTAGTGCTTCTATAAAAGTGAAAGATACTTTTATGCAAGATAAACTGAAAGTAAATGTTTCTAGTTCTGCGGACGTTGACGGACATTTAGAAGCCAATCAATTGGATATTTCTGTAGGAAGTAGTGGTAGTTTTTCTGGAAAAGTTTGGGCAGATTATGCTCGTTTCGAAGTTTCTTCTAGTGGTGATTTTTCTGTAGATGGAAAAGTACAACATGGTAGCATTCACGCGAGTTCTTCTGGTGATTTTAATGGGAGAAATTTAGAAGTAAAAGAAGGAGAGTTTCATGCTTCGTCTTCAGGAAGTATTTCTGCGATGGTTTCTCAAAAAGCTTCAGCACAAGCGTCTTCTAGTGGAGATGTAAATCTTAAAAAACTAGGAAATCCTGTTATTTCTTCTTCTGAAAGCAGCAGTGGAAGCGTAAATATAAATTAGTAACTTTATTTTTCTTCATATTCCAATTTTATTAAACCGAAAAAGCAACTCGATTTTGAGTTGCTTTTTTATTTTTTTAATTTTTGTCTTGATTCAAAATTTTCTACCAACTTCCAGAAGCGCCACCTCCGCCAAAACTTCCGCCACCACCGAAACCGCCAAATCCACCGCTTGAACTTCCGCCACCGAAACCTCCTCCAAAACTTCCTGGGAAAAAACCACCTGGATAGACTCTTCTTCCTCTTCTGGTAAGAATCACATCTCCA is part of the Cloacibacterium normanense genome and encodes:
- a CDS encoding head GIN domain-containing protein, whose protein sequence is MQKTIPVFLLSLSLASCINVKSDNGSIGDIFTGKKGNGPMTEKVFSGDFNSIEVSTSIHADIVKSDVEKVVISAPSDILEFVKVEQNGQNVRIYVDSDYRNPISTERVKAVVYAKDFDELRANSSASIKVKDTFMQDKLKVNVSSSADVDGHLEANQLDISVGSSGSFSGKVWADYARFEVSSSGDFSVDGKVQHGSIHASSSGDFNGRNLEVKEGEFHASSSGSISAMVSQKASAQASSSGDVNLKKLGNPVISSSESSSGSVNIN